TATTTTCACGGATTCGGGTATAAGACCGAAATATGTTAAACGCCCAGGACAGATATTTATTAATACATGGCATGGAACACCTTTAAAATTAATGGGAATAGATAATATTGCTGAGGAACATACAATTGCTAATGTTCAGCATACTTTAATGTCTTCTGATTATTTATTGTATCCTAATGAATATATGTGTGAAAAAATGATGAGTGCATATATGATTGATGAGATATACTCTGGGAAAATTTTATTTGAAGGATATCCTCGAAATAGTGTTTTTTTTGATGATATTCGTAGATATGAAATTAAATCTAAATTAGGATATGTTAATAAGGAAATTTTTATTTATATGCCTACATTTAAAGGAATTTTAATGGATAGGAAAGATAATGAGCAAAAAAACATGATTGAAAATTTTTTATTTGATTTAGATAAAAAATTAAACGACAATCAAATTTTTCTTGTTAAATTGCATGTTTTAAACCAGTCAAAAATTGATTTTACTAAATTTAATCATATTCATACTTTTCCTGAAGATTATGAGATATACGATGTGTTAAATATTGCTGATGTTTTGGTTACTGATTATTCTAGTGTATTTTTTGACTTTGCAAATACTAGAAAGAAGATTGTTCTTTTTAATTATGATGAAGAGGAATACATGAAAGATAGGGGAACTTATTTTGCTCTTGAAGAATTACCTTTTCCAAAAGTCCAAACTACAAATGATTTAATAAATGAACTTAATTTAGGTAAAAATTATGATGATTCTAATCTTATAAATAAATTTTGTCAATATGACAGACCTAATGCAGTAAAATATCTTTGTAAACACATAATTAAGGGTAAAAAAATATGCAAAGAAAAGAAAATAGATGTTAATAAATCTAATATTTTAATTTATGCAGGATTATTTTTTAATAGTGAGCTTTCTTCTTCTTTAATCGATTTTTTGTCTAAATTAAATACAAACGATTTTAATTTTTATATTTCATTTAAACAATGGGATAAAAATATTATTAATAATCATGAAAAAATTTTTAAAAGTATTCCAAAGGGAATTAAATATATGCCTTTGAGATTTTATTTTAATCCAACTATTTCAGAAAAACGAGCTTTCAATAAATATTTTAACTCAAATAAATGTGAAAAATGTCCATTAATATTATATGATTCATTTAAACGATTAGTTGATAGACAATATCCAAATTTTCCTTTTGATTGTGTAATTGATTTTGATGGTAGTGGAGATATTGAATCATGGATGTTTTCTAATGTTAGTGCAAAAAAAATTATTTGGGTTCATAATGATGTTCCTAAAAATATAAAAAATTATCAATTTAAAGAATTATATTCTTCTTTTGATTATATTATTGTTGATTCTCCAGAATTAATAGCTTCGATAACTAGAATAATAGGGAAAAATGATAATATCGTTGTTAATAAAACAGAAGAATATAAAAATATAATTTACAATGCTTTTTCAAAAACTTAGATGATTTCACTTTAAACAAGTTTTTTACTAAATAGATTATCGTGAAAAATTTAAGTTCAGAGATTAATCAAAAAATAATTTATCTCTTAAGTTTTTGAAAGTGCCATTTATAACTATTAGAAACATATATAATAGTGATATTATGATATTTACAAGTGTAATTATTCCATTTAATAAAGGAAAAAGATATTTAAAAGACTGTTTAAATAGCTTAAATGAAGAAAATTTGAGTGATATTGAAATTATTCTCATTATAAATGGAAACCAAGAAGATATAAATGATTTATTAAAAAATCATGATAATTTAAATATAATTGTAAAATCATTTGATTATGAAATGGGTGTTGGAAAAGCTAGAAATGAAGGTTTAAAAATAGCTACTGGTAAATATATTTATTTTATGGATAGTGATGATTATTTATTCCCTAATTCATTATCTAAACTTATTGATGTTGCACATAAAACTAATGGGGATTTTATAAATGGCGAGCGAATAAACACTCCTTTTATTAAGGATCGTTTTGAGGAAATATTTGAAGAAAAATATGATGCTCCTTTAAAACAAGATAAATTAAGTGATTTTGAATTTGCAATTTCATTATTAGTGGGTAAAAGAACAAATCATGATGAAGTTTTATCTGTGCTCAATTCTTTAATAAAAAAGGATGTTATTGAAGATAATGAGTTTATTGATTCTACTTATCATTGTGATTATGATTTTATTATTGATATAATGGATAATATTAATAGTTTTTATGGAGTAGAAAATGCGGTTTATGCTAAAAGAATAAGGGATGATCCTATAAATTCACCTTCTTTAAATCAAGAAATGAAAAATAATAGTCCATTACAATTTTATGAAGATTATAAAAGAATATTTAAAATTATTAGCAATAAAAATGAAGAAAAATATAATTGTCTTAAATTAGAAATGGTTAAAAGCTTTTATAATTATTATTGCAAGGTATTTATACCTAATTTTTTAGATAATCCTGATAATAGTTGGAGAGGATTTTATTTTGATACAATGGTTGAAATTTCTAAAGATTTTAACTTAATTAGTATTAATTTTTTTAGAAAAAAAGAAATTAAAGCTTTACAATCAAAAAATAAAAGTTCTTTTAGAAAGCTAGTAAAAATAAAATCTAATCATGAAAAAATTGTTAAAATGTTTAAAACTCCATGGAGGTTTAAAACAGCTATTTACAATAAAATTTATAACAAAAATAAAATAAAAGATAACCAAATTCTTTTTGAAAGTTTTAGAGGAGATTTCTATTCTGATAGTCCTAAATATCTTTATGAATATTTATATGAACATTACAGTGATGATTTTGAATTTGTATGGGTTATTAATGATTTTGATACTAAAATTCCAGGAAATCCTAAAAAAGTAAAAAGATTCTCATTAGAATATTATAAAGAATGGGCTTGTTCTAAATATATTGTAATAAATGGAAGGCAAAATGATAGATTAACAAAAAAAACGAATCAAATTTATATTTCTACCTGGCATGGAACTCCACTTAAAAAATTAGGATTGGACATCGGTAATGTACATAGTATGGATCCAAATATAAAAAAATCATATATTCATGTAGGTAAAGAATGGGATTATTTAATATCTCCTAATGAATATTCAACCAATATTTTAAAAAGTGCTTTTGCCTATGATGGTGAAATACTTGAAATGGGTTATCCGCGTAATGATATATTGTATAATGCCGATGAGAAGAAGATTAATCATATTAAATATGATTTAGAATTAGACAATGATAAAAAAATTATTCTTTATGCACCTACTTGGAGAGATGATGAGTATTATGGTGCTGGACAAATGAAATTTCAATTAAAGTTGGATTTAGCTAAATTAAAAGAATCACTGGGGGATGAGTATATCATCCTTCTTAGAACTCATTATTTCATTGCTGATCATCTAGATTTAAGTGGTTGTGAAGGATTTGCATATGATGTAAGTAAATATAATGATATTGCAGAGTTATATTTAATTAGTAATATTTTAATAACCGATTATTCTAGTGTATTTTTTGATTTTGCTAACCTTAAAAAACCTATTTTATATTATACCTATGATTTAGAAAAATATGAAAGTTTACTTAGAGGATTTTATATTGATATTCGTAATGACGTTCCAGGACCATTATTAAAAACTACTGAAGAAGTTATTGGCAGTATCAAGAATATAGAATCTTTAAAAGAAGAATATGCTGAAAAATATGAAATATTTTATAATAAATTCTGTAGCTTAGATGATGGAAATGCATCTAAAAGGATTGTTAAGAGAATATGGAATAAATGAAATTTTAATTGTAATTGTGAAATTATGGTATTTATAAGTATAATCATTCCATTTAATAAAGGAAAAAGATATTTAAAAGATTGTTTGGAAAGTTTAAAAGAGCAAAATCTTTCAGATGAAGAAATTATTCTTATTATTAATGGAAATAATGAATATATTGATGATTTATTAAATGATTATCCAAATATCATAATAAAATATTTTGATAATGAAATAGGGGTTGCAAAAGCTAGAAATGAAGCTTTAGAAATAGCAACTGGTAAATATATTTATTTTATAGATAGTGATGATTATATATTTTCAAATGGATTATCTAAACTTATTGATGTTGCACATAAAACTAATGGGGATTTTATAAATGGAGAAAGGATAAATACTTATTATATTAAAGATCGTTTCTTGGAAGAATTTGAATTAACAACTCCATTAAAAAAGAAAAAATTAACCAATGAAGAATTTTCATTTAAACTTGTTGTAGGTGAAAATACATTGGGGCTAGAATTATTATCAGTTCTTCATTCATTAATTAAAAAAGATAAAATTAATAATTTAAGATTTAATGAATCAAAAAGGTATAATTCAGATTATGAGTTTATGATAGATGTTTTAAATAATTGTAATACTTTTTTTGGTGTTGAAGATGCAATTTATGCAAAAAGAATAAGTGATGATCCTATTAATTTAAAATCTTTAAATCAAGAAGAAAAAGAAGA
This genomic interval from Methanobrevibacter oralis contains the following:
- a CDS encoding CDP-glycerol:glycerophosphate glycerophosphotransferase — translated: MIFTSVIIPFNKGKRYLKDCLNSLNEENLSDIEIILIINGNQEDINDLLKNHDNLNIIVKSFDYEMGVGKARNEGLKIATGKYIYFMDSDDYLFPNSLSKLIDVAHKTNGDFINGERINTPFIKDRFEEIFEEKYDAPLKQDKLSDFEFAISLLVGKRTNHDEVLSVLNSLIKKDVIEDNEFIDSTYHCDYDFIIDIMDNINSFYGVENAVYAKRIRDDPINSPSLNQEMKNNSPLQFYEDYKRIFKIISNKNEEKYNCLKLEMVKSFYNYYCKVFIPNFLDNPDNSWRGFYFDTMVEISKDFNLISINFFRKKEIKALQSKNKSSFRKLVKIKSNHEKIVKMFKTPWRFKTAIYNKIYNKNKIKDNQILFESFRGDFYSDSPKYLYEYLYEHYSDDFEFVWVINDFDTKIPGNPKKVKRFSLEYYKEWACSKYIVINGRQNDRLTKKTNQIYISTWHGTPLKKLGLDIGNVHSMDPNIKKSYIHVGKEWDYLISPNEYSTNILKSAFAYDGEILEMGYPRNDILYNADEKKINHIKYDLELDNDKKIILYAPTWRDDEYYGAGQMKFQLKLDLAKLKESLGDEYIILLRTHYFIADHLDLSGCEGFAYDVSKYNDIAELYLISNILITDYSSVFFDFANLKKPILYYTYDLEKYESLLRGFYIDIRNDVPGPLLKTTEEVIGSIKNIESLKEEYAEKYEIFYNKFCSLDDGNASKRIVKRIWNK
- a CDS encoding CDP-glycerol glycerophosphotransferase family protein encodes the protein MTFNKRLKSFKDCTLNSAIYNVYYNEEIDDEIVYLESKDGLDFTGNIFRIAEELSSEEYNNLKIHVHAKKQVIPKIKRLIKNYDLNIHKIIEKEAIATKVLEKAKYIFTDSGIRPKYVKRPGQIFINTWHGTPLKLMGIDNIAEEHTIANVQHTLMSSDYLLYPNEYMCEKMMSAYMIDEIYSGKILFEGYPRNSVFFDDIRRYEIKSKLGYVNKEIFIYMPTFKGILMDRKDNEQKNMIENFLFDLDKKLNDNQIFLVKLHVLNQSKIDFTKFNHIHTFPEDYEIYDVLNIADVLVTDYSSVFFDFANTRKKIVLFNYDEEEYMKDRGTYFALEELPFPKVQTTNDLINELNLGKNYDDSNLINKFCQYDRPNAVKYLCKHIIKGKKICKEKKIDVNKSNILIYAGLFFNSELSSSLIDFLSKLNTNDFNFYISFKQWDKNIINNHEKIFKSIPKGIKYMPLRFYFNPTISEKRAFNKYFNSNKCEKCPLILYDSFKRLVDRQYPNFPFDCVIDFDGSGDIESWMFSNVSAKKIIWVHNDVPKNIKNYQFKELYSSFDYIIVDSPELIASITRIIGKNDNIVVNKTEEYKNIIYNAFSKT